One window of Chamaesiphon minutus PCC 6605 genomic DNA carries:
- a CDS encoding FKBP-type peptidyl-prolyl cis-trans isomerase, whose translation MKEILVSLGLMLGCGILILVFQFAVGRPDATAEPAPLANIIATIDRSAANPANLIAMDNNENQVTTASGLKYVEIAEGTGESPAKGQTVSVHYTGTLENGKKFDSSRDRNQAFEFQIGEGQVIKGWDEGLSTMKVGGRRKLIIPAELGYGARGAGGVIPPNATLIFDVELLKVKG comes from the coding sequence ATGAAAGAAATTTTAGTCAGTTTAGGATTGATGCTCGGATGCGGTATCCTAATTCTAGTCTTTCAGTTTGCTGTCGGGAGACCAGATGCGACTGCCGAGCCAGCTCCCTTAGCCAATATAATTGCGACCATCGACCGATCTGCTGCTAATCCCGCTAACTTAATTGCCATGGATAATAACGAAAATCAAGTGACAACTGCTTCGGGACTAAAATACGTGGAGATCGCCGAAGGTACTGGCGAAAGCCCCGCCAAAGGTCAAACTGTATCGGTTCACTATACTGGTACGCTAGAGAATGGCAAGAAATTTGACAGCTCTCGCGATCGCAACCAAGCATTTGAATTTCAAATTGGTGAAGGTCAAGTTATTAAAGGTTGGGACGAAGGACTCAGTACCATGAAAGTCGGCGGTCGTCGCAAGCTGATTATTCCAGCCGAATTGGGATATGGCGCGCGGGGTGCTGGTGGCGTAATTCCTCCCAATGCTACTCTGATTTTTGATGTAGAACTACTCAAGGTCAAAGGATAA
- a CDS encoding sigma-70 family RNA polymerase sigma factor → MSQSLSLSWSQLEENLPRTRVQVAKLDKLPNNELILLAQSGLRTDRAALAELMRRHQSHVDRILYHLAPDWQDRADLAQEVWIRVYKNIKSLNEPEKFRGWLSRIATNLFYDELRKRKRVAPPLSLDAPINVGDGTIEWDLPSDTPNPSEHLSTVEFYDQLRVAIAKLPAAFRTTIVLREIDGLSYEEIAEVTGVSIGTVKSRIARARAGLQSQLTGYFES, encoded by the coding sequence ATGAGTCAATCACTTTCCCTATCTTGGTCCCAGCTTGAGGAAAACCTCCCTCGAACCAGAGTGCAAGTAGCTAAATTAGACAAATTACCGAACAATGAGCTGATCTTGCTCGCTCAGTCTGGATTGCGTACAGATCGAGCAGCTCTAGCCGAGCTAATGCGTCGGCATCAGTCCCATGTGGATCGGATTTTGTACCACTTGGCTCCAGACTGGCAAGACCGAGCGGATCTAGCTCAGGAAGTATGGATTCGGGTCTACAAAAATATCAAAAGTCTCAACGAACCCGAAAAATTTCGCGGTTGGTTGAGTCGAATTGCGACCAATCTATTCTATGACGAGTTACGCAAACGCAAGCGCGTTGCTCCACCACTGTCTTTGGATGCACCGATTAATGTGGGTGATGGCACAATCGAGTGGGATCTTCCTTCCGATACACCCAATCCCTCCGAACATCTGAGTACGGTTGAGTTTTACGACCAATTGCGAGTAGCAATCGCCAAATTACCCGCAGCTTTTCGCACGACCATTGTCTTACGAGAAATTGATGGTTTGTCATATGAAGAGATTGCAGAGGTGACAGGAGTCTCGATTGGCACTGTAAAGTCGCGGATTGCTAGAGCTAGAGCCGGACTACAATCACAGCTCACTGGATATTTTGAATCGTAA
- a CDS encoding anti-sigma factor family protein has product MTDNFDWERSGAILDERFELLSAYLDGEVTASERQQVEAWLATDRAFQHQYRQLQQINQAMPCLTVPSSQSAEALATGVFGKLDRQRNRKFAWFGGGAIAATFLAALTGLGGLFGGNSIQQQFANNKANTPAPLMLALNDPILSIPAKTENAIELPMTSPEVNAD; this is encoded by the coding sequence ATGACAGACAACTTCGATTGGGAGCGATCTGGTGCTATTTTAGACGAACGCTTCGAGCTGCTTAGTGCCTATCTTGATGGCGAGGTGACGGCGAGCGAACGACAACAAGTCGAAGCATGGCTCGCCACCGATCGCGCATTTCAACACCAGTATCGTCAGCTACAACAGATTAACCAGGCCATGCCGTGCCTGACGGTGCCGAGCAGCCAATCGGCTGAGGCTTTGGCAACGGGAGTATTTGGTAAACTCGATCGCCAGCGCAATCGCAAATTTGCCTGGTTTGGCGGTGGCGCGATCGCCGCTACGTTCTTAGCCGCACTAACTGGATTGGGTGGTTTATTTGGCGGTAACAGTATACAACAACAATTTGCGAATAACAAAGCCAACACTCCAGCACCACTAATGCTGGCATTAAACGATCCCATTCTATCTATTCCCGCTAAAACCGAGAATGCGATCGAACTACCAATGACTTCGCCAGAAGTCAATGCAGACTAA
- a CDS encoding type 1 glutamine amidotransferase, translating into MTQVLELKIGWLYPTLMSTYGDRGNVIAIQQRAQWRGINVEVIPYDRDSDPDLIHQVDIMAGGGAQDRQQEIVMRDLAGAKAAAIKAKLDAGAPGVFTCGSPQLLGKFYEPGLGEKIEGMNIIDLETKHPGIDTQRCIGNVVFEITAKRLAAELTELLGGQKPLIVGFENHGGRTFLGPNAEALGKVIKGYGNNATDGTEGAFYHNAIATYSHGPLIPKNPFIADWMIKTALQNKYQTEIDLAPLDDSLADRARAAMLKRLEIN; encoded by the coding sequence ATGACCCAAGTACTAGAACTAAAAATTGGCTGGCTCTATCCTACCCTGATGAGTACTTACGGCGATCGCGGCAACGTCATTGCCATTCAACAACGCGCGCAATGGCGAGGAATTAACGTCGAAGTCATCCCCTACGATCGCGATTCCGATCCCGATCTGATCCACCAAGTCGATATTATGGCAGGTGGCGGTGCCCAAGATCGCCAACAAGAAATCGTCATGCGCGACTTGGCTGGAGCCAAAGCCGCAGCCATCAAAGCTAAATTAGATGCAGGCGCGCCAGGTGTGTTTACCTGCGGTTCGCCCCAACTGCTGGGTAAATTTTACGAGCCAGGATTGGGCGAAAAAATCGAAGGCATGAACATCATCGATCTCGAAACCAAACATCCTGGCATCGACACCCAGCGGTGCATTGGCAACGTGGTATTTGAAATTACTGCCAAAAGACTCGCCGCCGAACTTACCGAGCTGCTAGGCGGGCAAAAACCGCTAATCGTCGGCTTTGAAAACCACGGCGGGAGAACCTTTCTTGGCCCCAATGCCGAAGCTTTAGGCAAAGTTATTAAAGGCTATGGCAATAACGCCACAGATGGCACAGAAGGCGCGTTTTACCACAATGCGATCGCCACCTACTCCCACGGGCCATTAATTCCCAAGAACCCATTCATCGCCGACTGGATGATTAAAACCGCTCTCCAGAATAAGTATCAAACCGAAATCGATCTCGCTCCGCTAGATGACAGTTTAGCCGATCGAGCGCGCGCCGCCATGTTAAAGCGATTGGAAATTAACTAA
- a CDS encoding phytochelatin synthase family protein, whose amino-acid sequence MKHKFFCFLALFTLTLNNPKLLAQTLPLSPQLIPFSSSDGEQLLVESQAKQDYFLLSNQFVTQINQAYCGVASSVMVLNALGLPAPESAQHKPFRVFTQDNFFDREEAKKVISPDIVSKRGMTLAQLGGLLASHGAKVTVYHGSDVDLAQFRSLLVQNLAKRDNFAIVNYLRKTIGQERGGHISPIAAYNQRTDRFLILDVSRYKYPPVWVKAVDLWQAIRTTDTDSGKTRGFVLVTK is encoded by the coding sequence ATGAAACATAAATTTTTCTGTTTTTTGGCATTATTTACCTTAACCCTAAATAATCCTAAACTACTCGCTCAAACACTACCACTATCACCCCAACTGATTCCGTTTAGTTCTAGTGATGGCGAACAACTCTTAGTTGAGAGCCAAGCCAAACAAGATTATTTTCTGTTAAGCAATCAATTTGTTACCCAAATCAATCAGGCTTATTGTGGGGTAGCTAGTAGTGTAATGGTATTAAATGCTTTAGGATTACCCGCTCCAGAATCAGCTCAACATAAACCTTTTCGCGTATTTACTCAGGATAATTTTTTCGATCGAGAAGAGGCTAAAAAAGTCATTTCTCCAGATATAGTTTCCAAACGGGGAATGACATTAGCGCAGTTAGGGGGCTTATTAGCCAGTCACGGGGCAAAAGTTACCGTTTACCATGGCTCCGACGTCGATTTAGCGCAATTTCGATCGCTACTCGTGCAAAATCTAGCAAAAAGAGATAATTTTGCGATCGTCAATTACTTACGCAAAACGATCGGCCAAGAACGCGGCGGTCATATTTCCCCCATCGCAGCTTACAATCAACGTACCGATCGCTTTCTAATTTTAGATGTTTCTCGCTATAAATATCCCCCAGTCTGGGTCAAAGCCGTCGATTTATGGCAAGCAATTAGAACGACAGATACCGATTCTGGTAAAACCAGAGGTTTTGTCCTGGTAACTAAATAA
- a CDS encoding Mur ligase family protein translates to MQINLLDRIRLGIAVFAAKTITSTIRTFKLGAASVLPGTIGKRLHPQILTMLSQQIKYGVIVVAGTNGKTTTSLLLRDILEKDGWKVVHNEAGANLVNGLITTLLENTSLTGKLKADYGILEVDENVIPIVIPQLKPKYVLALNLFRDQLDRYGEVDTITYRWGKAIAALDGDTILVTNGDDPALAHLGQQLTTGDKPKQVKYFGLSEPELYLDEIPHAVDSIYCPSCGTALEYKGVYLSHQGDFDCPKCDFTKSKLSIDSKEWPQVLIGVYNKYNTLAAITVMESIGISKSVILDTIGNFQAAFGRSEELVYNGKKVRILLTKNPASMNETIRAVSQVKQAGNGAVSLMVLNDRTPDGTDVSWIWDVDTEKFVNSGGTIVVSGDRVYDMALRLEYSKIDRDKGCKIIVKEDLKDAIDTALELTATTETLHIIPTYSAMLDVREILTGKKIL, encoded by the coding sequence GTGCAGATAAATTTACTAGATCGAATCAGATTGGGAATTGCGGTATTTGCAGCCAAAACAATTACCTCGACAATTCGCACCTTCAAACTAGGTGCTGCGAGCGTGCTCCCAGGTACCATTGGCAAACGGCTACATCCGCAAATTTTAACCATGCTGTCTCAACAGATTAAGTATGGTGTAATTGTCGTCGCTGGGACGAATGGTAAAACTACTACCTCGCTATTGCTACGGGATATTTTAGAAAAAGATGGTTGGAAAGTCGTCCATAATGAAGCCGGAGCCAATCTCGTCAATGGTTTAATTACCACGTTATTAGAAAACACGAGTCTGACAGGTAAACTTAAAGCCGATTACGGGATTCTGGAAGTAGATGAAAACGTAATTCCGATCGTAATCCCCCAACTCAAACCCAAATACGTCCTCGCGCTCAATTTATTTCGCGATCAACTCGATCGATATGGTGAAGTCGATACAATTACCTATCGTTGGGGCAAAGCAATTGCCGCATTAGATGGCGATACAATTCTCGTTACCAATGGCGACGATCCAGCTTTGGCGCACTTGGGGCAACAATTAACGACTGGAGACAAACCCAAACAAGTTAAATATTTTGGATTGAGCGAACCGGAGTTATATCTAGATGAAATTCCTCATGCTGTAGACTCTATTTACTGTCCTAGTTGTGGAACTGCACTTGAATATAAGGGCGTGTATCTTTCCCACCAAGGTGATTTTGATTGCCCTAAATGTGATTTTACTAAAAGTAAACTCTCGATCGACAGTAAAGAATGGCCGCAAGTATTGATCGGTGTTTACAATAAATATAATACCCTTGCTGCCATTACCGTCATGGAATCGATCGGGATTAGTAAGTCAGTTATTCTAGATACGATCGGTAATTTCCAAGCTGCCTTCGGTCGATCGGAAGAACTAGTCTATAACGGTAAAAAAGTGCGGATTTTATTAACCAAAAATCCCGCCAGTATGAACGAAACCATCCGCGCTGTCTCTCAAGTCAAGCAGGCGGGTAATGGAGCTGTTAGTCTGATGGTACTCAACGATCGCACCCCCGATGGTACCGATGTGTCGTGGATTTGGGATGTCGATACCGAAAAATTTGTCAATTCTGGCGGCACTATCGTCGTTAGTGGCGATCGAGTCTATGATATGGCATTGCGATTAGAATACAGCAAGATCGATCGAGATAAAGGTTGTAAAATTATCGTCAAAGAAGATCTTAAAGACGCGATCGATACCGCTTTAGAACTCACCGCAACAACCGAAACTCTCCATATTATTCCTACCTATTCTGCCATGCTAGATGTCCGCGAAATTCTTACGGGGAAAAAGATTTTATAA
- a CDS encoding 16S rRNA (uracil(1498)-N(3))-methyltransferase — protein sequence MQRIAIAPNQIDNNYIALTPEQCHYLTRVIRLQNGAQFQAIDGTGKLYLAALEIDRFQQHSSSGNARIISTLNNEIDVLANRELSPAITLICALPKGNNFDDIVRACTELGVTTIYPAISDRTLLVPSPQKLQRWRKIAQEAAEQSERLTIPIIEESQPLETIFSQLPASIGNANRYWCEARGDRPHLLECLQSKIPITDWVTIAIGPEGGWTPSEIDRAIEYDFQLVSLGRQILRTITAPIVALSIVSAVTGTNTRPQVLI from the coding sequence TTGCAACGTATCGCAATCGCGCCTAACCAAATCGACAACAACTATATCGCGCTGACGCCAGAGCAATGTCACTATTTGACTCGCGTCATTCGTCTCCAAAATGGTGCCCAATTTCAAGCCATCGATGGTACTGGAAAACTTTATCTGGCAGCACTTGAGATCGATCGTTTTCAACAACATTCCAGCTCTGGAAATGCACGCATAATTAGCACACTTAATAACGAAATCGATGTCCTTGCCAATCGGGAACTCTCTCCTGCTATTACGTTGATCTGCGCGCTCCCCAAAGGCAATAACTTCGACGATATCGTGCGTGCTTGCACCGAACTCGGCGTCACCACCATCTATCCAGCAATTAGCGATCGCACCCTGTTGGTACCCAGCCCGCAAAAGCTTCAGAGATGGCGTAAAATTGCCCAAGAAGCCGCCGAACAATCGGAACGACTGACAATCCCCATAATTGAAGAATCACAACCTTTAGAGACCATTTTCAGCCAACTACCCGCCAGTATTGGCAACGCAAATCGTTACTGGTGCGAAGCTAGAGGCGATCGACCCCATCTGCTAGAATGCTTGCAATCTAAAATCCCAATTACCGATTGGGTTACCATCGCGATCGGCCCAGAAGGCGGATGGACGCCTAGTGAAATCGATCGCGCGATCGAGTATGACTTTCAATTAGTATCGCTCGGACGGCAGATTCTGCGCACCATCACCGCACCAATTGTCGCCTTATCGATCGTTTCTGCCGTAACAGGTACGAATACTCGTCCCCAAGTCTTGATATAA
- a CDS encoding J domain-containing protein: protein MLVSTTNLDRCYQLLGICRGATLEELKTAYRSLARKWHPDLNPGDLEAHQRFITLNQAYQLLLDGIANSTEDRPNSTGSTQTKSQPSTPPNSNVRVTTPKSQPKPATSDRAVKNESELKWQLYYELQSLLKQQQFLKAIVLIEGLAHHSPQDPQVCQWQGIIYSQYGHQLVQRREFDKARIYLKKALKVDPHNRQLWQEVDRAFNRITQLS from the coding sequence ATGCTTGTATCTACCACTAATCTAGATCGATGCTATCAGTTATTAGGAATCTGTCGAGGAGCTACGCTCGAAGAACTGAAAACTGCCTATCGTTCGTTAGCCCGTAAATGGCATCCCGATCTCAATCCTGGGGATTTGGAAGCACATCAACGCTTCATCACACTCAATCAGGCTTACCAACTTTTACTCGACGGGATTGCCAATTCCACAGAAGATCGTCCCAATTCTACCGGATCGACGCAAACAAAGTCTCAACCATCAACTCCCCCCAATTCAAACGTTAGAGTCACTACTCCTAAATCTCAGCCGAAACCAGCCACAAGCGATCGAGCGGTTAAAAATGAATCTGAATTAAAATGGCAATTATATTATGAATTGCAATCGTTGTTAAAGCAACAACAATTTTTAAAAGCGATCGTCTTAATTGAAGGTTTGGCTCATCACTCACCACAAGATCCACAAGTTTGTCAGTGGCAAGGAATTATCTATTCTCAATACGGACATCAATTAGTACAGCGCAGAGAGTTTGATAAAGCGCGTATTTATCTCAAGAAAGCTCTTAAAGTCGATCCGCACAATCGTCAACTGTGGCAAGAAGTAGATCGCGCCTTCAATCGGATTACTCAGTTGAGTTAG
- a CDS encoding serine/threonine-protein kinase produces the protein MSLCINPQCMRSDNSDRMLFCQNCGSELLLAGKYRVAKLMSKKGGFGDTYEVTERGVPKVLKVLKSNNTKAIELFDREYRVLESLAGEGISGIPLVEDFFLYSPKDSQTALHCLVMERIFGMDLEEYIKVMKRPIDQKTAIGWLSQLTQILQEIHQRGIFHRDIKPSNIILQPDGQLVAIDFGAVKQAAVNTASGQKTRIFTPGYAAPEQELGETSAQSDFFSLGRTFVYLLTGKEPVELHDSYRNLLIWRDKTTNVSTDFSNLIDRLMQDDPRQRPDTTATIFREIAALSPIITRQNISYQPPPPPTISERQQIQVANRAPLAVPLAPHRLSPFKKLLPVLVVSTALLLLFSALAMYILGNRNSLVPGTSSKSTGESFTAIKDVPQGVFKFGGSTSWATTRQLQSSIDAAIRGVYPQFDIVYTDASSPDFKSTKNGKCSSNPGSNAGICWLLEGDIDFAQSSISLEKSKYKDDDRVKTNQLKQEAVAYDALSVVVNPQLKLTGLTLDQLRDIYIGKVTNWSQVGGQNIPIVAFSRPENAGGTVSSFKDLVLKKEDKLQFQTVSNTTEGLQQVAKNPGGIYFGAAKEVIVDYCSTKPLAIGKTADNLVKPYQEPLKSVADCNKGQRNKLETKVIKTQEYPLTRQLYVIIKTTDPGRQKAGEAYANLLKTKQGQSLLEKAGFVSIER, from the coding sequence ATGAGTCTGTGTATCAATCCTCAGTGTATGCGATCGGACAATTCCGATCGGATGTTATTTTGTCAAAACTGTGGCTCAGAACTGCTCCTAGCAGGCAAATATCGCGTTGCCAAATTAATGAGCAAAAAAGGCGGTTTTGGGGATACCTATGAAGTTACCGAGCGTGGGGTGCCCAAAGTCTTAAAAGTCCTCAAAAGTAATAATACCAAAGCGATCGAATTATTCGATCGTGAATATCGGGTGCTAGAAAGTCTTGCTGGCGAAGGGATTTCGGGTATTCCCTTAGTTGAAGATTTCTTTTTATACTCTCCCAAAGACTCCCAGACAGCCCTACATTGCCTAGTGATGGAGCGGATCTTTGGGATGGATCTAGAAGAGTATATCAAAGTGATGAAGCGACCGATCGACCAAAAAACGGCGATTGGTTGGCTCTCGCAGTTGACACAGATCCTCCAAGAAATTCACCAGCGCGGCATTTTTCACCGCGATATCAAGCCGAGTAATATCATTCTCCAACCCGACGGACAATTAGTCGCGATCGATTTTGGTGCAGTCAAGCAAGCCGCCGTTAATACTGCTAGCGGACAAAAGACGCGGATCTTTACGCCCGGTTATGCGGCTCCAGAGCAGGAGCTAGGAGAGACTTCCGCTCAGTCGGACTTCTTCTCTTTGGGACGTACCTTTGTGTATCTACTCACGGGTAAAGAGCCAGTCGAGCTACACGATTCATATCGCAATCTGTTAATCTGGCGGGATAAAACTACAAATGTATCTACCGACTTCTCGAATCTCATCGATCGATTGATGCAAGACGATCCTCGTCAACGTCCAGATACTACAGCAACCATTTTTAGAGAAATTGCGGCCTTATCGCCAATAATCACCCGTCAGAATATCAGTTATCAACCACCACCACCCCCGACGATCTCTGAGAGACAGCAGATACAGGTAGCCAATCGGGCACCGCTGGCAGTTCCTTTAGCTCCGCACAGACTGTCCCCATTCAAAAAATTGCTACCAGTTTTGGTTGTATCGACTGCACTATTGTTATTATTCTCTGCTTTGGCAATGTATATTTTAGGTAATAGAAACTCTCTAGTACCAGGAACTAGTAGTAAGAGTACGGGTGAATCTTTTACAGCAATTAAAGATGTGCCGCAGGGGGTATTTAAATTTGGGGGAAGTACGAGTTGGGCAACTACTCGACAGTTACAATCTTCGATCGATGCTGCGATTAGAGGTGTATATCCTCAATTTGATATCGTTTATACAGATGCCAGTTCTCCTGATTTCAAATCGACTAAAAATGGTAAGTGTAGCAGTAACCCAGGTTCTAATGCTGGGATTTGCTGGCTGCTCGAAGGCGACATTGATTTTGCACAATCTTCGATATCTTTAGAAAAATCTAAATACAAAGATGACGATCGCGTCAAGACAAATCAACTAAAACAAGAAGCCGTAGCTTATGACGCGCTGAGTGTAGTTGTCAATCCTCAGCTCAAACTTACCGGATTAACATTAGACCAATTACGAGATATTTATATAGGAAAAGTTACTAATTGGAGTCAAGTTGGCGGTCAAAATATCCCGATCGTGGCCTTTTCTCGCCCAGAGAATGCGGGTGGAACGGTTTCTTCTTTCAAGGATTTAGTATTGAAGAAAGAGGATAAATTGCAATTTCAAACCGTTAGCAATACGACTGAAGGCTTACAGCAAGTTGCTAAGAATCCTGGCGGGATTTACTTCGGTGCTGCTAAGGAAGTTATAGTTGATTATTGCAGTACCAAACCGTTGGCGATCGGTAAAACGGCAGATAATTTAGTCAAACCCTATCAAGAACCATTGAAATCTGTTGCAGATTGCAACAAAGGACAACGTAATAAATTAGAGACTAAAGTAATTAAAACTCAAGAATATCCCCTCACTCGCCAACTTTATGTGATTATTAAAACCACCGACCCAGGTCGTCAAAAAGCTGGCGAAGCTTATGCCAATTTACTCAAAACCAAGCAAGGACAAAGCTTGCTAGAGAAGGCTGGATTTGTCAGTATCGAGCGGTAG
- a CDS encoding ParB N-terminal domain-containing protein — protein sequence MIKCFFVDVKSIKSSLPRANFIESELEQLADLILEVDGLLRPLILQETGAGKYKVIEGHREYYAAVRAKEKNLAKAEMVNAFVIDDSNRKSAIAQLALLSGEPAVNVSDKTDDRLSLKRVESIVEAKISQQLQPILEQLAQHDKILDTLTSAEPLLPVLEAKISQQIQPILDRLTKHDEILDILNSDRSSQTESAATTIEPIPHNQTARSSITSSSIRSGEALPIQPEQTTAPKKTTKSTISKKAATTSDIPLPSIPSDEALAKQPEPEVATPKNTTKSTTRNKIAKTSDIPASPVVSNLEPPKQPEPQELAAVKTSKSIANSKTSSNFLSSIDPTKATNTLNLINTLNQQQLTVSMERSGLKTSVKFIPNLIDYRNSQPDRQIESWEMILDAKYIGLKEAAIKKIIDKLK from the coding sequence ATGATTAAATGTTTTTTTGTAGATGTAAAATCAATTAAATCGAGTTTGCCAAGAGCAAATTTTATCGAATCTGAATTAGAACAATTAGCCGATTTAATTTTAGAAGTTGATGGGTTACTGCGTCCGTTAATCTTACAAGAAACTGGAGCTGGCAAGTATAAAGTTATTGAGGGACATCGAGAATATTATGCAGCCGTAAGAGCTAAAGAAAAAAACTTAGCAAAAGCGGAAATGGTGAATGCTTTTGTGATCGACGATAGTAATCGAAAATCGGCGATAGCTCAACTTGCATTATTATCAGGAGAGCCAGCAGTTAATGTTAGTGATAAGACAGACGATCGTTTATCATTAAAGCGAGTAGAATCGATCGTAGAAGCTAAGATATCTCAACAACTCCAACCGATTTTAGAGCAACTGGCTCAGCACGATAAGATCTTAGACACACTGACTTCGGCAGAGCCATTATTACCAGTACTAGAAGCTAAGATCTCGCAACAAATTCAACCGATCTTAGATCGACTTACTAAGCACGATGAGATTTTAGATATACTTAACTCGGATCGATCGTCACAAACAGAGAGCGCAGCTACAACTATTGAGCCTATTCCACACAACCAAACAGCTCGATCTAGCATCACCTCGTCATCTATTCGTAGTGGGGAAGCTTTACCCATTCAACCAGAGCAAACAACCGCTCCGAAGAAAACGACTAAATCTACTATAAGTAAGAAAGCAGCTACAACCAGCGATATTCCATTACCATCTATTCCTAGCGATGAAGCTTTAGCCAAACAACCAGAGCCGGAAGTAGCTACGCCTAAGAATACAACTAAGTCCACTACCCGCAATAAAATAGCTAAGACGAGCGATATTCCAGCATCACCCGTTGTTAGTAACTTAGAGCCTCCGAAACAACCAGAGCCACAAGAGTTAGCTGCTGTAAAAACAAGTAAATCTATCGCAAACAGTAAGACATCATCAAATTTCTTATCATCGATCGATCCGACTAAAGCGACTAATACCCTCAATCTAATTAATACTCTGAATCAACAGCAACTTACTGTAAGTATGGAAAGATCGGGACTAAAAACTAGCGTCAAATTTATTCCCAATCTGATTGACTATCGCAACAGTCAACCAGATCGTCAGATCGAAAGCTGGGAAATGATTCTCGATGCCAAATATATTGGATTAAAAGAGGCAGCGATTAAGAAAATTATTGACAAGTTAAAATAG
- a CDS encoding AAA family ATPase — protein MSFDPELCRNESEVESKLIVGYLLPKLGYSPDTWHQEVRFGKIRLDFLAFTQKLPLKLGVPSIGLIIEAKHPRKNLDKHVYQLRSYLTSLDISYGLLTNGKDLRIYHQTAGTVELVLRCATQDIDARLADIISLIGRDFTRKQFAQNSPTLSPPPQPVSLTISASSPLLDMKTIAIYHNKGGVGKTTVSTNLAAALSKRGYRVLLIDIDAQANSTFATGLVKFQFEEEDDLRDRNVCHLISSGDTNFIHEIVRESQYFSDPEIAVIPAHINLIDKQGELTTIMASRNRLIEKLKRVENNYDIVIFDTPPSRDIYAEVALLTADYLIIPSDLKPFANQGLPTVKKFITAMDETRSIIAKKPIQLLGVLASKISTNARFIEYTFPKQREVIGKRYEMPLMESVIYDRTALSESFNKTVIVGDLEYPDPKSIFKYANEVKSSAQVSAMEFEVLAQEVLTKIGLK, from the coding sequence TTGAGTTTCGATCCCGAATTATGTCGGAATGAAAGCGAAGTCGAAAGTAAACTTATCGTTGGCTACTTACTACCAAAACTAGGCTACTCTCCCGACACATGGCATCAGGAAGTAAGGTTTGGGAAGATTCGGCTAGACTTTCTCGCTTTTACCCAAAAACTACCATTAAAATTAGGTGTGCCCTCGATCGGCTTAATTATCGAAGCAAAGCATCCGCGCAAAAATTTAGATAAGCACGTATATCAGCTCCGCAGCTATCTAACTAGTTTAGATATTAGTTATGGGTTGTTGACAAATGGCAAAGACTTAAGAATTTATCATCAGACAGCAGGAACGGTAGAGTTAGTCTTGCGATGCGCAACACAAGATATTGACGCTCGATTAGCAGATATAATTTCCCTAATCGGACGTGACTTTACCCGCAAACAGTTCGCCCAAAATTCACCCACGCTGTCGCCACCACCGCAGCCTGTATCCTTAACAATTTCTGCATCTTCCCCCTTGTTAGATATGAAAACTATTGCCATTTATCATAATAAAGGTGGAGTCGGTAAAACTACCGTCTCCACTAATCTTGCTGCGGCTCTGAGCAAAAGAGGCTATCGAGTGCTATTAATCGATATCGATGCTCAAGCTAATAGTACTTTTGCAACGGGTTTGGTAAAGTTTCAATTTGAAGAAGAAGACGACTTACGAGATCGCAACGTTTGTCATTTAATTAGTAGTGGCGACACCAATTTTATCCATGAGATCGTGCGCGAATCACAATATTTTAGCGATCCAGAAATTGCAGTAATTCCGGCACATATTAATTTAATCGACAAGCAGGGCGAATTGACAACAATAATGGCAAGTCGCAACAGACTGATCGAGAAGCTCAAGCGAGTAGAAAACAATTATGATATTGTTATCTTCGATACTCCACCATCTCGTGATATTTATGCCGAAGTCGCACTACTTACTGCCGACTATCTAATTATACCCTCCGATCTCAAGCCTTTCGCTAACCAGGGTTTACCTACGGTGAAGAAATTTATTACAGCAATGGATGAAACTCGATCGATTATTGCTAAAAAACCGATCCAGCTCTTGGGTGTATTAGCTTCAAAAATTTCTACTAACGCTCGATTTATCGAATATACTTTCCCCAAGCAACGAGAAGTTATCGGTAAACGATATGAAATGCCACTAATGGAGTCAGTTATTTACGATCGCACTGCCTTATCAGAATCTTTTAATAAAACTGTGATTGTTGGCGACCTCGAATATCCAGATCCTAAATCGATCTTTAAGTATGCTAATGAAGTCAAGAGCAGTGCTCAAGTTTCAGCAATGGAGTTTGAAGTTTTGGCACAGGAAGTTCTGACTAAGATTGGTCTGAAATAG